In Drosophila bipectinata strain 14024-0381.07 chromosome 2R, DbipHiC1v2, whole genome shotgun sequence, one genomic interval encodes:
- the Aldh-III gene encoding aldehyde dehydrogenase, dimeric NADP-preferring isoform X1 produces the protein MKFSIMGDNSIKPSPDENASGDQAITVINIEAETENAEASTGIPASASQHLPEKQPLQSEGESETDRMANFDDTLQRARLAFSSGKTRSVSFRRKQLENLLRCYEEHESEIISALEADLRRPKQESLIVETEFMKNDIKHILFHLNDWVKAEKPSKSFVNLMDDVQIYNDPFGVVLVIGAWNYPLQLLLVPVASAIAAGNCVVIKPSEIAANCAKFIADVIPKYLDNDCYPVVCGGPTETAELLNQRFDYIFYTGSTRVGKIIHAAANKHLTPTTLELGGKSPCYIDKSVELRTAVKRILWGKLINCGQTCIAPDYILCSKEVQEKFIAEAKEVLKEWYGENIQSSPDLSRVINANNFQRLLGLMKSGRVAVGGKYDVSERYIEPTILVDVKVNDPIMEEEIFGPILPIFNVESAYDAIKFINAREKPLVIYVFSNSNKLVKEFRSNTTSGGFCSNETIMHCGVDVLPFGGVGMSGMGSYHGKYGFDTFTHKKSCLGKDLSAFGEKLASARYPPYSDRKGSLLAFLLRKRRPLPNLHLSHLLAVGLGVGLTVLANYYLQVRKGKLLSR, from the exons ATGAAATTTTCAATAATGGGAGACAATTCCATAAAACCCAGTCCCGATGAAAATG CTTCAGGAGACCAGGCAATAACGGTCATCAATATTG AAGCAGAAACTGAAAACGCAGAAGCCTCCACCGGAATTCCAGCATCCGCATCACAACATCTCCCAGAGAAGCAGCCGCTCCAATCCGAAGGCGAATCCGAAACAGACAGAATGGCCAATTTCGACGAT ACGTTGCAACGCGCCCGCCTTGCCTTTTCCAGTGGCAAAACCAGGAGCGTCAGCTTTCG ACGCAAGCAGCTGGAGAATCTTCTGCGTTGCTATGAGGAGCACGAGAGCGAGATCATCAGTGCCCTGGAGGCGGATCTGCGGCGACCCAAGCAGGAGTCCCTCATCGTGGAGACCGAGTTCATGAAGAACGACATCAAGCACATTCTATTCCACCTGAACGACTGGGTCAAGGCAGAGAAG CCTTCGAAGTCGTTTGTGAATCTGATGGACGATGTCCAGATCTACAATGATCCCTTTGGAGTGGTCCTGGTGATTGGCGCCTGGAACTATCCGCTGCAGCTTCTGCTGGTGCCCGTGGCCTCCGCCATTGCCGCTGGCAACTGTGTCGTCATCAAGCCCAGCGAGATTGCCGCCAACTGCGCCAAATTCATTGCCGATGTCATTCCGAAATATTTGGACAAT GACTGCTATCCAGTTGTCTGCGGTGGACCCACTGAGACCGCTGAGCTGCTCAACCAACGGTTCGACTACATCTTCTACACGGGATCCACTCGCGTGGGAAAGATCATCCATGCCGCGGCCAACAAACACCTCACGCCCACAACTCTGGAGCTGGGTGGCAAGAG TCCCTGCTACATTGACAAGTCGGTGGAGCTGCGTACAGCCGTAAAGCGCATTCTGTGGGGAAAGCTGATCAACTGTGGACAGACCTGTATTGCTCCCGACTACATTCTCTGCTCCAAGGAGGTGCAGGAGAAGTTCATTGCTGAAGCCAAGGAAGTGCTGAAGGAGTGGTACGGCGAGAATATCCAGAGCAGTCCGGATCTAAGTCGCGTTATCAATGCCAACAATTTCCA GCGCCTGCTTGGTCTGATGAAGTCCGGACGCGTGGCCGTTGGTGGCAAGTACGATGTCAGCGAACGTTACATCGAGCCCACCATCTTGGTCGACGTAAAGGTCAACGATCCCATTATGGAGGAGGAAATCTTCGGCCCCATCTTGCCCATCTTCAACGTGGAGAGTGCCTATGATGCCATCAAGTTCATCAATGCCAG AGAGAAACCACTTGTAATTTACGTGTTCTCCAACTCAAATAAGCTAGTTAAAGAGTTCAGAAGCAATACCACTAGCGGCGGATTCTGCAGCAACGAAACAATTATGCACTGTGgag TTGATGTCCTGCCCTTCGGAGGCGTGGGCATGAGTGGAATGGGCAGCTATCATGGCAAGTATGGCTTCGACACCTTCACCCACAAAAAGTCGTGCCTTGGAAAGGATCTTTCGGCCTTTGGCGAAAAGTTGGCATC AGCGCGTTATCCACCCTACTCGGACCGCAAAGGATCGCTGCTGGCTTTCCTGCTCCGCAAGCGTCGCCCTCTGCCCAATCTGCATCTGAGCCACCTTCTGGCCGTTGGCCTGGGCGTCGGATTGACGGTGTTGGCCAACTACTACCTACAGGTAAGGAAG GGCAAGCTGTTGTCGCGTTAG
- the Aldh-III gene encoding aldehyde dehydrogenase, dimeric NADP-preferring isoform X8 gives MKFSIMGDNSIKPSPDENASGDQAITVINIEAETENAEASTGIPASASQHLPEKQPLQSEGESETDRMANFDDTLQRARLAFSSGKTRSVSFRRKQLENLLRCYEEHESEIISALEADLRRPKQESLIVETEFMKNDIKHILFHLNDWVKAEKPSKSFVNLMDDVQIYNDPFGVVLVIGAWNYPLQLLLVPVASAIAAGNCVVIKPSEIAANCAKFIADVIPKYLDNDCYPVVCGGPTETAELLNQRFDYIFYTGSTRVGKIIHAAANKHLTPTTLELGGKSPCYIDKSVELRTAVKRILWGKLINCGQTCIAPDYILCSKEVQEKFIAEAKEVLKEWYGENIQSSPDLSRVINANNFQRLLGLMKSGRVAVGGKYDVSERYIEPTILVDVKVNDPIMEEEIFGPILPIFNVESAYDAIKFINARESTCPVYFHVGNRGSESVHKRHPVGRTVRERYDNALCC, from the exons ATGAAATTTTCAATAATGGGAGACAATTCCATAAAACCCAGTCCCGATGAAAATG CTTCAGGAGACCAGGCAATAACGGTCATCAATATTG AAGCAGAAACTGAAAACGCAGAAGCCTCCACCGGAATTCCAGCATCCGCATCACAACATCTCCCAGAGAAGCAGCCGCTCCAATCCGAAGGCGAATCCGAAACAGACAGAATGGCCAATTTCGACGAT ACGTTGCAACGCGCCCGCCTTGCCTTTTCCAGTGGCAAAACCAGGAGCGTCAGCTTTCG ACGCAAGCAGCTGGAGAATCTTCTGCGTTGCTATGAGGAGCACGAGAGCGAGATCATCAGTGCCCTGGAGGCGGATCTGCGGCGACCCAAGCAGGAGTCCCTCATCGTGGAGACCGAGTTCATGAAGAACGACATCAAGCACATTCTATTCCACCTGAACGACTGGGTCAAGGCAGAGAAG CCTTCGAAGTCGTTTGTGAATCTGATGGACGATGTCCAGATCTACAATGATCCCTTTGGAGTGGTCCTGGTGATTGGCGCCTGGAACTATCCGCTGCAGCTTCTGCTGGTGCCCGTGGCCTCCGCCATTGCCGCTGGCAACTGTGTCGTCATCAAGCCCAGCGAGATTGCCGCCAACTGCGCCAAATTCATTGCCGATGTCATTCCGAAATATTTGGACAAT GACTGCTATCCAGTTGTCTGCGGTGGACCCACTGAGACCGCTGAGCTGCTCAACCAACGGTTCGACTACATCTTCTACACGGGATCCACTCGCGTGGGAAAGATCATCCATGCCGCGGCCAACAAACACCTCACGCCCACAACTCTGGAGCTGGGTGGCAAGAG TCCCTGCTACATTGACAAGTCGGTGGAGCTGCGTACAGCCGTAAAGCGCATTCTGTGGGGAAAGCTGATCAACTGTGGACAGACCTGTATTGCTCCCGACTACATTCTCTGCTCCAAGGAGGTGCAGGAGAAGTTCATTGCTGAAGCCAAGGAAGTGCTGAAGGAGTGGTACGGCGAGAATATCCAGAGCAGTCCGGATCTAAGTCGCGTTATCAATGCCAACAATTTCCA GCGCCTGCTTGGTCTGATGAAGTCCGGACGCGTGGCCGTTGGTGGCAAGTACGATGTCAGCGAACGTTACATCGAGCCCACCATCTTGGTCGACGTAAAGGTCAACGATCCCATTATGGAGGAGGAAATCTTCGGCCCCATCTTGCCCATCTTCAACGTGGAGAGTGCCTATGATGCCATCAAGTTCATCAATGCCAG AGAGTCCACTTGTCCTGTATATTTTCACGTTGGAAACAGAGGTTCAGAATCTGTTCATAAACGGCACCCAGTCGGGCGGACTGTGCGTGAACGATACGATAATGCACTATGCTG TTGA